In Camelina sativa cultivar DH55 chromosome 17, Cs, whole genome shotgun sequence, the genomic stretch AAAAACAATactaattgagaaatttggaaatcgaTTAAcctaattatgtatttttgttcttgaatttagttatAATAAATAGTAGTGAAAACTTGTATGAAGTTCAAGAGAATAGAGAAAgttatgatctctaacattgTTAGTGGaaatataagaaatgaaaaattatgtatttttcaggcaaagaaaaaaaaattcatgtatttttctggcaaaaaataaatagtttgtgtttttttttctggaacttttttcaaaaatagtaacgCCGTCACAATACCGTTAACCGTCGTAACGGAGAGGaggagaaaatggaaaaaaataatagttcgtgtattttttatctactaaaaaatagtttgcgtatttttctggcaacgaaataagttcatgtttttttctgtcaaatattaaatagttagtGTTTTTTTAGGGAATTTTCCAATACtagaaatgttttaaataaaatattattattgcaTTGGTTTTTATGTGTTAAACTTGTCTGGTGGTTTAGAGAAAAAgattcatagaaaaaaatttgagaatcaccagaaaaatgagagaaaaattagaaaaatacttTCTCATCAGTCACATTTTAAACAATGGaatgaaattatttttcattgaaTTCTTTTGTCTTTCCGTATTGTcaactttttttcctttattttcaaaagaaaataaatatagtataCGCATAAGTACAGacttctttttaaaattctaaccTGTAAACACCTCTTATTTTCTCTGTCTCCATTACTCTAATACCACATTAGACACATCCAATTATAATATGTATTACCCTTACTACATAAGTAAATTCTTTTTGTCTTTGCTATGTCTAATAAAACCCTATTAACAAAAGTAGATATTAGAAAACGCAAAATgcatattttaaagttaaaacataaaaagacaTTAATGTCCATGGTTTTGGTTACAAGAGAACAGATTAAGGTGACTGTTTGGGTTTATACGTAAACGTTAAAATCTACAGACTACTATTAAAAGTAGATATTAGATGACACCACTTGTATGTATTTCCGCGAGATCTAATATTGGTAAAACGTCCACATCGCAACNATATACCTTTCGTGCGAGACGTCAGACGAAGAAAAGTCTGAGTCACCAGCTCACCTCACCTCACCACATGGACTACTATATAGAGTTCAAATCTAGACTAGTAAGCATTTAAAagtcttagattttttttaagtttcctacaagatatataaatctctaattattaccatatatatatgataaaaatgtGATACATATATAATGCCCGATGCAATCGGTGGGAAACTCCACAGTAACTAAAAATAACGAAACACGAGATGTAGATCCAAAACTGTCGGGACTAAATCAAGAAATAAGTGAACCCTATGTTGTAAATAAGATTCCTCAAATAAGTAAGAAAAGGGCAAAAGAggcaaaataaaagaaaagggaaGTGGGATACGTGTCACAATCTTAGCAAAACCTATAATCACCGGCGTCAACCGTAGCGTTCGCAGCCACCGGAGGAATAGCGAAATGCCATAACCTCCCGGCGGCGTTGACTCTGTACTTCCTGCATAAAAACTCCTCCGCGAAAGTCTTCTCTACCCTCCGGTTAACGTCGTGCAAGAACACGTGGGTGACTCCAGGTTTCTTCCGGTTCCTAGCCATAACCGCCGCCGAGAAAATCGCCGCCATTCTTCCCGGAGCTTCAGCGAAGTAACCTTTAGGAGCATCGACCATCAACAGATCCCACTCTGTATCGTAGAACTCATCGGGTAGTCCCGTGAGAGCGAGCTTGCACTTCTCGTTTCCCCGGAGATAAGACTTCGCCGGGAAACAGCTAGGCTCCTTCTTGTACGAGCGTAGAAGCGAATCGGCTTGCTGGAGCTGCGTCCTGTAACGCACGTGATGCGCACGCAAGAACGGAGAGTCTTTGGTCACTTTCTGGAACCATTCAAGATCTTCTTCCAAGAACAAGGTTTTGCCGCGTGGATTCAAAGAAGCCCACATGAGCGAGTCACGGCCGAGACCGAACACGAGGAAGTTAGCAGGAGCTAGCTTTTTCAAGATGTTGAAAGAGATCGAGATCTCGGCCATGTTCTGTTGCGGGACGACGGTGGATGTAGCGTAGTGGACGATCGCTTGAAGCTGGATCGGTGTGGCTTCGTATTCAGCAGCCGCGGCAACGGCTCGGCTTTTGGCGCTCGCGGTGGAGCAGAGGAAGAGAGTCTCGTCTGCGGCTCGTATGAAGCTTGTGAAGAGCAAAGCACCGCCTACTAAACCGGCTAGTAAAACGCCGGTGATGATCCATCGTTTCTCCGATGGGATTAACGTGTTCATCTTCTTATTTCAATCTCAGATCTgatttaatctttttatttttagttttattttgtggtttttggTCGTTGAGAGACCTCGGATGAGAAAAATAGCAATGTGAAGAGGATTGGTCATCGGGGGACTGAATAGCGAATTGGGATATTATTTCTTGGAGATGGTCTGGTTAAATGACACGTGTTCATATCCGACCACTGAAGTAGCTTTGGCTTAAGTGGATGATATGAGCAAGACACGTAGTAACTGTGGattattcgaattttgaaagagaaaaaaatatctgtGGCATATGTTATTTTATTGGAGTATGGGTTGTCGTGCCCACTTTGGTTTAGGAAAGATAacgattaataataataacaagatCGTTCATATGCCAAATATGTCCAATGTCCATACTCCATTACCGTTTCAGTTGTTTTCGTGCCAATACATATACTGGGTACGTAATCATTCAATCTACTGGTTTATCGATGGAGCACGGTTAATTTNNNNNNNNNNNNNNNNNNNNNNNNNNNNNNNNNNNNNNNNNNNNNNNNNNNNNNNNNNNNNNNNNNNNNNNNNNNNNNNNNNNNNNNNNNNNNNNNNNNNNNNNNNNNNNNNNNNNNNNNNNNNNNNNNNNNNNNNNNNNNNNNNNNNNNNNNNNNNNNNNNNNNNNNNNNNNNNNNNNNNNNNNNNNNNNNNNNNNNNNNNNNNNNNNNNNNNNNNNNNNNNNNNNNNNNNNNNNNNNNNNNNNNNNNNNNNNNNNNNNNNNNNNNNNNNNNNNNNNNNNNNNNNNNNNNNNNNNNNNNNNNNNNNNNNNNNNNNNNNNNNNNNNNNNNNNNNNNNNNNNNNNNNNNNNNNNNNNNNNNNNNNNNNNNNNNNNNNNNNNNNNNNNNNNNNNNNNNNNNNNNNNNNNNNNNNNNNNNNNNNNNNNNNNNNNNNNNNNNNNNNNNNNNNNNNNNNNNNNNNNNNNNNNNNNNNNNNNNNNNNNNNNNNNNNNNNNNNNNNNNNNNNNNNNNNNNNNNNNNNNNNNNNNNNNNNNNNNNNNNNNNNNNNNNNNNNNNNNNNNNNNNNNNNNNNNNNNNNNNNNNNNNNNNNNNNNNNNNNNNNNNNNNNNNNNNNNNNNNNNNNNNNNNNNNNNNNgggggggggggggggcatATTGTTTAAGCAACTTCATGCAACCTAATTAAACACTTCTCAATGTTGTTTCCTTGTAAGAGGTAAGatcctattttttttcctactatATTCGTGGGCACCTTTAATATTCAAATGTTCGCTATTCTAGAACAAAGAACCCAGtattattttgttaagtttttgtATCCAGCCAGTTTCTGAgctcaaaatgaaaaaaaaaaaaaaaagtataatgtCCAAGACTAATTTTTGGATTCATTGGCCGGTTGAGTCGTTTATGAGGGATACTCATGTACAGATGTCAGTATTGATGGATTTAATTATGTTCGTCGCAAACACGTTGACAGTTTGGGAGTGAACAACATTTTAATAGTTTAGTGGCCTTTATagtgtttaatttatttaatttcactgtacataattttaatttttatcgaCCAATATTACTGAACGCTAGTGAAGATAAATTACAGCCGATGAGTAAAAAAACTTGCATTAGGTACATACAAAAGTCTATATTAATAGTATAACATAAAGAAATTGATTATGAAATACTGTAAGCAGAAATCAGAATATATCTATTCtctacataaatatattttcaagcaaaaaaacaaaaaatatatatatatattcaagcagaaaaaaaaaatatatatatatatatatatattcaagcaaagcccattttttttttttttacaacaagaaaacaaaattggctCAAGCAAAGCCCATTTTATATAACCAATTATAAGATACAGTTTGtgctatttaaatatttacttaAAGTTTACGATAAATTTTGGATACAGAATATACAACTAtcgtaggaaaaaaaaacacaatgtatatatatatatatcttattatataaagcttgatgtcaaatttactcattaacaagattgtgacacgtgtcaaatttactcattaacaagattgtgacacgtgtcaaatttactcattaacaatataaaccttttgttttctttaaatttgtgaaaatcATCTGCAACATTTCTTTGATTGttagatttcaaattttaatttgtatatattctaATGATTATAGTATGTgtgttaattttaaaactatagtATGTGTATTGACACACATTATAGTATGTGTATTGACACACATTATAGTATGTGTGTCAATACATTCAAAGTTCTCAGTTTGAGAATGTTTTGATTAATTAGTGAGTTTAACATATATGaatgagttatttttttattaaaaatatacaatgatgcgaagttacatatatatttagtacACTTTCTTTTCACTCTCTCCATAATTACTATGGGGAAACAGttttgggtgttcttagagtaaaaatattatgaaaataagtaagatcattagtttagatattttgttaagaagtttgttattgggagaacatgtttaagatcataagatttaataatataataatcttaaacatattacatttataaaaactttaaaaataacatttaaattgcaaacttataaaacttttactaaaattcaaaatacaataccaaatttttatgaaacaaaaaaacattaaagataaaaaaaaaaacatattacttgattaaaacacacaaacattttatttaattaatacatagtttaatgtccaaatttattccatatattctcaatcaaatcctcttttaatttgtgaaaattgtTTGCATTCACAGCTTGCCACATCATCTTAGAACTGAGCcaaaatcagttctacatcaagaaccaaaaaagtGTTCTATGGGCACTGTTcaatatatttatcattttattgtGCTAAGAACACCCAAACTGTTCTGCCAATGCAGATGGGATTATCTAGATTTGCAAAgattaaaccttttaaaactcgaCCAAAAAGAAACCAGATGTGTACATATATGAACAATGTTtgtgtattaaaattttaaactaaatgaaaaaagataaaaagaagtttacacattaaaataaaagtgaacCTGATATTAAACAGCACCAACCTTGATGATATCCCCTTGATGTAGATGATGAAGCATGATACTTGTCATTGTCATGCATATAATGCACTTGTGGTATtagagggggggggggggcgcATGTATGGGTTTCCAGTAATGTAGAATGTAGAAAGCTGAGTCATGGTTGTTTACAAGGGCATATCTATGCAACCGCCATTTAGATCCGTCGACAGGAGGGAACCTAAGTCTGAATACTTTTCTCACGTTATTATCATACATCTGATTTTTTACTGATTacttttattgttaaatttaaaatactaaccaatataatattgtttgccaaaaaaaaaaaccaatataatattatctcatatgatgctcatattattttttaattaaaattttaactctaatctatgaagaagtgaattatggttttacgatgaaacagatagttaaatgtgattactaaactgaatgcctaacgatgaaatttattttagattaaaaaattttcaaatattaatatttatcattttttaaaaaaaatatttaacacaTGTGTTATTGAAAtgaatatgttaaaacaaaagataatttgaaataaaattataatttataggaatgaattttCTGTTATTTGATAAGAATGCttctatatctttatatatgtttttattttataaattttactcatttaaaattgattatgacatgaggtaaaattagtacttatgagataacaacataacaaatatatcttaaataatgttgattcagtttttttgcaaattatattctgttaatttatatttgtatttttaattcttactaagatatagattttatatgatgtattaattgtgtttgatataaaatattttgttctatgcattaagatgaaatgtataattaaacttaaaatatggtttattatgatggtatagatatttaaatggtactctcggtcctataagagtttttgggtaaaaatacaaagattaataaacaatagaTATCATGTCATTTGTAAAATTTCaactaatagaaaaatatactgcatagttcaaatattcataaattgttatattaattaagttgtacatagaaattgagaaaatattataaaacagagcaaaaaaaaccttaaaactcttatataatggaactgagagagtattaaaatgaaatatgaggggtttgtattcaatattaaaatgttacaaaataaaatctaaaaacatgtatTTTACTACTTAACtattctcaataattttttattttataacgcGGGCCTggtctagtatatatataaatagaagttataagaaaaagacaaaagaaacttcaatgATTAGCATaggctttttaatttattaatttaataacagtgtatttcataagattttttaaaatacatgattaCATAACATAgactttgtaaattttatacaaatcaattaactaaaatatatgttGCTCTACTTCAAAATgagttatttacttatttggCAAGAACTCTCTGATTGAATAACTTATGCcttaaccaaaaccaaagttgctcttaattttttgaattatttgaatCAAAGCTCGGACGGGTTGGTTAAGGAAGTGAAATCGGTTTATAACCAGAGAGTTCATTACTTAGCGTTACATTAAAATGAGTTATTTGTAACTGCCTCTTTTTGTTCAATTTGTGTTCAAGTTTTTATATGGGTTGTTATTACCTCTTGTGTTAATAGCTCATGCTTGTGGCTGTTTGTtgaaatcatcatatatatataaaagtaagattttactctctctttattggtccatttgacatttaatttctaaaaacataatatttattttcacttaAATACTACAAATTAATCCATACTTCAAATTTACACTTTaatactaaattgtaactgaaattaaacaaaatatgaattgactattttttttctccattcattttcaattaaaccCACTTTagattataattgtaactcatctaattaaattattaaaaaagtaaCTTGTATCacttgaaatcctataaataatcattttaatGGACGAATTCTTAAGGCATCTTTCCAGCAAATCACTGTGAAGAGACAATAGATTGTTCCGTTAACCAacccattttttattattaaaagagaagtacaaatttaaaaatgtcCAAAATGTTTAACTTAATTACTCAAATTGTCACTGAATTATTAATAAAGAGAAGCTTAATTGATATTGAGAAGGGTAAATAGTGctaattttaccaaaaaaaattatataattaatttaaggatgcttatatataattactaataATGGCTTAGTACTAGTATTTCCATACGGATATTTCATTTACATTTAAGAAAATATCCATATGGAATAAAAAAACCTAAGATACAATATTCCAACAACAATTACCAAACAAATCTTAGCAACAGCTCTAAAGTGATGTTCATGAATCATATATCTACAGTATAtccatttttcatatttaagaaactttaacaaaaaccagattaatacattaaatcaattaaaaataaagatttaaaaatatatcgcTTATTTAATGGAGCCggtttaattaataataaattattaactatTAAACATGTGGTAGTTCAaagataacaaattaaaattagattaTTTATAATGTAATGATATATcctctttaaaattattttatttatttttaataatagttttaaaacaataattaatttaaaaatatttgaactaAATATGGTGGCTAATCCATAAATCCACTTACATTAGTGGGACGCGTTTGTGTTTCATATATGCTACTAGCAGATCAAACGGATCATCCTATCAGCGGAGGTCAAATTATTATGACCCATCACATGTGAGTCTAATGGAACTCCGCTTTGATATTATAAATGCAACAACTGACTAACgatatttataatttacaactatattacaatttaaaaatgtatttttaaaattgtaaaaattatatagtaaatcaaaatttagcatttgaaaacaaaaacatatttttgctTTGTACCGCGAGTTTAATCGTAATTGAGAATATGAAGTGTGGATTTAGTTTTAGATGATGAACCATAAAGAagctttaaattttttgaagcAGAAGTGGAAACCACCAACGCTCAAGACATAGCCGACTGATAAAAGGTAGATATGGaaactgtaacatccgcaaaccaattattggttttctgagatgggtgtcgatcgacaccaaggtggtgtcggttAACACCAATGTTATTTGGTTCGATTAGATTGTTTTAATTGGCGACTTttgaccggtttggtttaaagaaaccattgaaccgagatataaaagggagaaaacgacaTAGGTCGTGTTTTTGGTGTTTGTCTTGCcttttttagagaaaacaaagagagaaaattgttcttgaggttctagagagagattgtgagatttcaaggctttgtgggtgagattttgctgtgggagtgaggattcaaggctaggaacgtgtgggaagcttgctgcgAGTGTGGATTCGTCAGTGtttgtcagaatcttcctgcagagaggtgagtgcatgactatggctaatctaagcctgtgattccttgttcttgcttgtttgttgctgtgtttgtgtgtttttcttgatgggattgattgctacaggttcctacggatgtatatGGCTTGGGTCacgagtattggacgatttggtggagttgggagcgagatttgactctcggcttcgcggttgcagagggagtgtcgatcaacaccaattGGTATCGGTTGACACTAGtgaagcagcatcgatcgacactgtggggtagtgtcggtcgacaccatgagccagtgtcggtcgacacttggctggtgtcggtcgacaccttcctTCCAGCgagttgatgtttgttttcctggtttgtatgctttgtttgttgattgtttggaacattgaaaata encodes the following:
- the LOC104757125 gene encoding probable methyltransferase At1g27930; protein product: MNTLIPSEKRWIITGVLLAGLVGGALLFTSFIRAADETLFLCSTASAKSRAVAAAAEYEATPIQLQAIVHYATSTVVPQQNMAEISISFNILKKLAPANFLVFGLGRDSLMWASLNPRGKTLFLEEDLEWFQKVTKDSPFLRAHHVRYRTQLQQADSLLRSYKKEPSCFPAKSYLRGNEKCKLALTGLPDEFYDTEWDLLMVDAPKGYFAEAPGRMAAIFSAAVMARNRKKPGVTHVFLHDVNRRVEKTFAEEFLCRKYRVNAAGRLWHFAIPPVAANATVDAGDYRFC